A single Pseudomonas sp. MM223 DNA region contains:
- the nrdR gene encoding Transcriptional repressor NrdR (*Name nrdR), whose protein sequence is MHCPFCGANDTKVIDSRLVAEGEQVRRRRECVACGERFTTFETAELVLPRLIKQDGTRQPFDEDKLRAGMQRALEKRPVSVERLEAALAHIKSRLRATGEREVKSLVVGEMVMAELRKLDEVAYIRFASVYRRFQDLDEFREEIDRLAREPAKE, encoded by the coding sequence ATGCACTGTCCCTTTTGCGGTGCCAACGACACCAAGGTCATCGACTCTCGCCTCGTAGCCGAGGGCGAGCAGGTGCGCCGCCGCCGCGAATGCGTGGCTTGTGGCGAGCGCTTCACCACCTTCGAAACCGCCGAGCTGGTGCTGCCCCGGTTGATCAAGCAGGACGGCACGCGCCAGCCTTTCGACGAAGACAAGCTGCGCGCCGGCATGCAACGGGCCCTGGAAAAACGCCCGGTCAGCGTCGAGCGCCTGGAAGCGGCGCTGGCGCACATCAAGAGCCGCCTGCGTGCCACTGGCGAGCGCGAAGTCAAATCGCTGGTGGTGGGTGAAATGGTCATGGCCGAGTTGCGCAAGCTCGACGAGGTGGCCTACATCCGCTTTGCCTCGGTGTACCGGCGCTTCCAGGACCTGGACGAGTTCCGCGAAGAAATCGACCGCCTGGCCCGTGAGCCGGCTAAAGAGTGA
- the yfcA_1 gene encoding putative membrane transporter protein YfcA (*Name yfcA_1) produces MAVMSFIGGALGALSITYVPKSVLQACVPPVLILIAVYFAFSPKPNEQARKAKLSTSLFCIAVAPIIGFYDGIFGPGVGSFFMLACVVLLGQQLIKAVCTSKLLNAACNLGALSVFLLSGAIIWPLALAMAISAFLGAQLGARCAVRFGSRLIKPLLVSVCIIMAFKLLLDTGNPLGEWLDQFL; encoded by the coding sequence ATGGCGGTCATGTCGTTTATTGGAGGGGCCCTGGGGGCCTTGTCTATCACCTACGTGCCCAAAAGCGTTTTGCAGGCATGCGTCCCCCCCGTGCTGATCCTGATAGCAGTTTACTTTGCCTTTAGTCCAAAGCCGAATGAGCAAGCGCGCAAGGCAAAGTTATCGACTAGCCTGTTCTGCATAGCGGTGGCGCCGATCATTGGGTTTTATGATGGTATCTTCGGCCCTGGCGTCGGCTCGTTCTTCATGCTGGCCTGCGTAGTTCTACTCGGCCAACAGCTGATAAAAGCCGTGTGCACCAGCAAGCTTTTGAACGCAGCCTGCAACCTGGGCGCGTTGTCAGTCTTTTTACTCAGCGGAGCAATCATCTGGCCGCTGGCGCTGGCAATGGCGATTTCCGCCTTTCTGGGCGCACAATTAGGTGCACGCTGCGCAGTTCGTTTCGGCTCTCGCCTCATAAAACCGCTACTGGTCAGTGTCTGCATCATCATGGCATTCAAACTACTGCTCGACACGGGCAACCCACTCGGCGAATGGCTCGATCAGTTTCTCTAG
- the ompW gene encoding Outer membrane protein W (*Name ompW) produces MNKSLLGASLVALALAAPAAHAYQAGDMILRAGAITTAPNESSGDLKFDGNKVSGTKATLDSDTQLGLTFAYMLTDHIGLELLAATPFKHTVGVKGLGGGLDGKLADIKQLPPTLSLQYYPMEPNSRFQPYAGVGINYTLFFDEDLSSARKQQGFSNLKLQDSVGIAGQLGMDYMLTDNLLVNASVWYVDIDTKASVNGPTALGYSKTKVDVDVDPWVYMVGLGYKF; encoded by the coding sequence ATGAACAAGTCCTTGCTCGGCGCCTCGCTTGTGGCCCTTGCGCTCGCCGCCCCTGCCGCCCACGCCTATCAGGCGGGGGACATGATTTTGCGCGCAGGCGCCATCACCACCGCCCCGAACGAAAGCAGCGGCGACCTGAAATTCGACGGCAACAAGGTGTCGGGCACCAAAGCGACCCTGGACAGCGACACCCAGCTGGGCCTGACCTTTGCCTACATGCTCACCGACCACATCGGCCTGGAGCTGCTGGCAGCCACCCCGTTCAAGCACACTGTGGGCGTAAAAGGCCTGGGCGGCGGGCTGGACGGCAAGCTGGCAGATATCAAGCAACTGCCACCGACCCTGTCGCTGCAGTACTACCCGATGGAGCCGAATTCGCGCTTCCAGCCGTACGCCGGTGTTGGTATCAACTACACCCTGTTCTTTGACGAAGACCTGAGCAGCGCACGCAAGCAACAAGGCTTCAGCAACCTCAAGTTGCAGGATTCGGTAGGTATTGCCGGCCAACTGGGCATGGACTACATGCTGACCGACAACCTGCTGGTCAACGCCTCGGTCTGGTACGTCGACATCGACACCAAAGCCAGCGTCAACGGCCCGACTGCGCTGGGCTACAGCAAGACCAAGGTCGACGTCGACGTCGACCCATGGGTGTACATGGTCGGCCTTGGCTACAAGTTCTGA
- a CDS encoding putative HTH-type transcriptional regulator, with product MLDENNAQCPVARALEVLGDRWALMILRDAFDGLRRFSELQKNLGLAKNILASRLKLLVESGLLTTQPASDGSAYKEYVLTEKGRSVFPVVVGLRQWGERYLFEAGEARSELVEGATGQTIEVMQVRTEDGRVLAAEDCLRRVVRHR from the coding sequence ATGCTCGACGAAAACAATGCGCAATGCCCGGTAGCCCGCGCCTTGGAGGTATTGGGAGACCGCTGGGCGCTGATGATCCTGCGCGACGCCTTCGATGGCCTGCGGCGCTTCAGTGAACTTCAGAAGAACCTGGGGCTGGCGAAGAACATTCTTGCCTCGCGGCTCAAGCTGCTGGTGGAAAGTGGCTTGCTGACGACGCAGCCGGCGTCGGATGGCAGTGCCTACAAGGAATATGTGCTGACCGAGAAAGGCCGGTCGGTGTTTCCGGTGGTGGTTGGCTTGAGGCAGTGGGGGGAGCGGTATCTGTTTGAAGCGGGTGAGGCGCGTTCGGAGTTGGTGGAGGGTGCTACGGGGCAGACGATCGAGGTTATGCAGGTGCGGACTGAGGATGGCCGGGTTTTGGCAGCTGAGGATTGCCTGCGCAGAGTTGTGCGGCATAGATGA
- the wbgU_1 gene encoding UDP-N-acetylglucosamine 4-epimerase (*Name wbgU_1) — MADAPILITGGAGFIGSHLCDALLDKGYAVRILDDFSTGRRSNLQVDHPRLELIEGDVADAGLVTQAVAGCSAVVHLAAVASVQASVEDPVRTHQSNFIGTLNVCEAMRVHRLRRVLFASSAAVYGNNGEGESIAEDTPKAPLTPYAVDKLASEQYLDFYRRQHGLEPVVFRFFNIFGPRQDPSSPYSGVISIFCERAVQGLPITIYGDGEQTRDFLYVGDLVQVMVQALEQPQVEEGAVNIGLNQATSLNQLLVALEKVVGSLPAISHVAARSGDIRHSRADNQRLLARFEFAQATPMVEGLAKLLGKG; from the coding sequence ATGGCTGACGCCCCCATCCTGATCACCGGCGGTGCCGGCTTCATTGGCTCCCACCTGTGCGATGCGTTGTTGGACAAAGGCTACGCCGTACGCATACTCGACGACTTCTCCACCGGCCGGCGCAGCAACCTGCAGGTTGATCACCCACGGCTGGAGCTGATCGAGGGTGATGTCGCCGACGCCGGGCTGGTCACGCAGGCTGTGGCAGGCTGCAGTGCCGTGGTGCACCTGGCGGCGGTGGCCTCGGTGCAAGCCTCGGTCGAAGACCCAGTGCGTACCCACCAGAGCAACTTCATCGGCACCCTCAACGTGTGCGAAGCCATGCGTGTGCATCGCCTGCGGCGGGTGCTGTTTGCCTCCAGTGCTGCGGTGTATGGCAACAATGGCGAGGGTGAGTCGATTGCCGAAGATACGCCCAAGGCGCCGTTGACCCCCTACGCCGTGGACAAGCTGGCCAGTGAGCAATACCTGGACTTCTACCGCCGTCAGCATGGGCTGGAGCCGGTGGTGTTCCGCTTCTTCAATATCTTCGGGCCACGCCAGGACCCGTCCTCGCCGTATTCCGGAGTAATCAGCATCTTCTGCGAGCGCGCAGTACAGGGCTTGCCGATCACCATCTACGGCGATGGCGAGCAGACTCGCGATTTCCTGTATGTGGGCGACCTGGTGCAGGTGATGGTGCAGGCGCTGGAGCAGCCGCAGGTCGAGGAGGGGGCGGTGAACATCGGCCTCAACCAGGCCACTTCGTTGAACCAGTTGCTGGTGGCGCTGGAGAAGGTGGTGGGCAGCTTGCCAGCGATCAGCCATGTGGCGGCGCGTTCGGGTGATATTCGCCATTCGCGGGCGGACAACCAGCGTTTGCTGGCGCGGTTCGAGTTTGCGCAGGCGACGCCGATGGTCGAAGGGCTGGCCAAGCTTCTCGGTAAAGGCTGA
- the rmlD gene encoding dTDP-4-dehydrorhamnose reductase (*Name rmlD): MRMRLMLLGGGNALGQALIRLGAEEDIAFLAPRPPENGWTPANLTQLLDDHRPDALVNLAYYFDWFQAESVSEQRLAQQERAVERLAELCQHHQITLVQPSSYRVFDGSRATAYSEKDEPVPLGQRGQALWRIEQSVRATCPQHVLLRFGWLLDESIDGSLGRFLTRAEQPQELLLADDRRGNPTPVDDAARVILSVLKQLDCSAPLWGTYHYAGNEATTPLALGQAILTEAGQYRQLAVQAPTPQAHAARPDASEEPQHAVLACKKILHTFGIKPRAWRAGLPPLLDRFYRHG; the protein is encoded by the coding sequence ATGCGTATGCGCCTAATGCTGTTGGGTGGTGGCAATGCCCTCGGGCAAGCGCTGATTCGTCTTGGGGCCGAGGAGGACATTGCTTTCCTGGCGCCGCGCCCGCCCGAGAACGGCTGGACGCCGGCCAACCTCACTCAGTTGCTCGACGATCACCGCCCCGACGCCCTGGTCAACCTGGCCTATTATTTCGACTGGTTCCAGGCCGAATCGGTGAGCGAGCAACGCCTGGCTCAGCAGGAGCGGGCAGTCGAGCGCTTGGCAGAACTGTGCCAGCACCACCAGATCACCCTGGTGCAGCCATCCAGCTACCGGGTATTCGATGGTTCGCGAGCCACCGCCTACAGCGAAAAAGACGAGCCAGTGCCGCTGGGCCAGCGAGGCCAGGCCCTGTGGCGTATCGAACAAAGTGTGCGCGCGACCTGCCCGCAGCATGTGCTGCTGCGCTTCGGCTGGTTGCTCGACGAAAGCATCGACGGGTCGTTGGGCCGCTTTCTGACCCGTGCCGAGCAACCGCAAGAACTGCTGCTGGCCGATGACCGGCGTGGCAACCCGACACCGGTCGACGATGCCGCCCGGGTGATCCTGTCGGTACTCAAGCAACTCGATTGCAGTGCGCCGCTGTGGGGCACTTACCATTACGCCGGCAACGAGGCGACCACGCCGCTGGCGCTGGGCCAGGCGATCCTTACCGAAGCGGGCCAGTACCGTCAGCTGGCTGTTCAGGCGCCTACGCCGCAAGCCCATGCCGCGCGGCCGGATGCCAGCGAAGAGCCGCAGCATGCGGTACTGGCCTGCAAGAAAATCCTTCATACCTTCGGCATCAAGCCGCGCGCCTGGCGCGCCGGCTTGCCGCCTCTACTGGACCGGTTCTACCGCCATGGCTGA
- the alsT gene encoding Amino-acid carrier protein AlsT (*Name alsT): MLEVLNDFLSGKLLIVLIVGLGSYFTIRSRFVQFRHFGHMFTVFKESLRGQAGQLSSFQALMLSLAGRVGAGNIAGVGIAVTLGGPGAVFWMWVTALVGMSSSFFECTLAQVYKRADGDGLYRGGPAYYIQHGLKLKSMAIVFSVLLLVTYGFAFIGLQSYTVTHSLQNAFDFAPSHTGIVLAVLLAITFIGGIKRIAAVSDLLVPIKTLAYIGVTLYVIGTQIEHVPAMLETIFKSAFGLDPAFGGLLGSAIVMGVKRGVFANEAGLGSAPNVAAVAAVKHPGAQGVVQAFSVFLDTFVICTCTALLILLSGFYTPGFEGDGIVLTQNSLAAVVGDWGRVFVSVALSLFVFTCILYNYYLGENSLQFLSRNRVVLMVFRGLVLALVVWGSMQDLSTVFAFADITMTCLAFVNLVALALLFKVGLRVMRDYDDQRKAGIGQPVFDSTKFADLDLDRNAWPANPQVETAADKAAAQAQPQR, from the coding sequence ATGCTCGAAGTACTCAACGATTTCCTTTCGGGGAAACTCCTCATCGTGCTGATCGTAGGGCTGGGTAGCTACTTCACTATCCGTTCGCGTTTCGTTCAGTTCCGCCATTTCGGCCACATGTTTACCGTGTTCAAGGAATCGCTGCGTGGCCAGGCAGGCCAGCTGAGCTCCTTCCAGGCCCTGATGCTGAGCCTGGCCGGCCGTGTTGGCGCCGGTAACATTGCCGGTGTCGGTATCGCCGTAACCCTGGGTGGCCCGGGCGCCGTGTTCTGGATGTGGGTCACCGCACTGGTGGGCATGTCCAGCAGCTTCTTCGAATGCACCCTGGCCCAGGTCTACAAGCGCGCCGATGGCGACGGCCTGTACCGTGGCGGCCCGGCCTACTACATCCAGCACGGCCTGAAGCTGAAAAGCATGGCCATCGTGTTCTCGGTCCTGCTGCTGGTCACCTACGGCTTCGCCTTTATTGGCCTGCAGTCGTACACCGTGACCCACTCGCTGCAAAACGCCTTTGACTTTGCCCCAAGCCACACCGGTATCGTACTGGCGGTGCTGCTGGCCATCACCTTCATCGGCGGCATCAAGCGCATCGCTGCAGTGTCGGACCTGCTGGTACCGATCAAGACCCTGGCCTACATCGGCGTGACCCTGTACGTGATCGGCACCCAGATCGAACACGTGCCAGCCATGCTGGAAACCATCTTCAAAAGCGCCTTCGGCCTCGACCCAGCGTTCGGCGGCCTGCTGGGCAGCGCCATCGTCATGGGCGTGAAGCGTGGTGTGTTTGCCAACGAAGCGGGCCTGGGCAGTGCGCCGAACGTCGCCGCCGTGGCTGCCGTGAAGCACCCGGGCGCCCAAGGCGTGGTCCAGGCCTTCAGTGTGTTCCTCGATACCTTCGTGATCTGCACCTGCACCGCGCTGCTGATCCTGCTGTCGGGCTTCTACACCCCGGGCTTCGAAGGTGACGGCATTGTCCTGACCCAGAACTCGCTGGCCGCCGTGGTGGGTGACTGGGGCCGTGTGTTCGTCAGCGTGGCGCTGTCGCTGTTCGTGTTCACCTGCATCCTCTACAACTACTACCTGGGCGAAAACAGCCTGCAGTTCCTCAGCCGCAACCGCGTGGTACTGATGGTATTCCGTGGTCTGGTGCTGGCACTGGTGGTGTGGGGCTCGATGCAAGACCTGTCGACCGTGTTCGCCTTCGCCGACATCACCATGACCTGCCTGGCCTTCGTCAACCTGGTGGCCCTGGCGCTGCTGTTCAAGGTCGGCCTGCGCGTGATGCGCGACTACGACGACCAGCGCAAGGCCGGTATCGGCCAGCCTGTGTTCGACTCGACCAAGTTCGCTGACCTGGACCTGGACCGCAATGCCTGGCCTGCCAATCCGCAGGTGGAAACAGCCGCTGACAAAGCTGCCGCCCAGGCTCAGCCGCAGCGCTGA
- the lolD_1 gene encoding Lipoprotein-releasing system ATP-binding protein LolD (*Name lolD_1), with protein sequence MKTSSSPCRFSRSRKARAEQRHGSVDQAASTLLAHLGLDDPALLARRADSLSIGQQQRVAAARALIGQPELVIADEPTSALDADTREAFIRLLFDECRAAGASLLFVSHDQSLAPLFDRHLSLADLNRAAKPREA encoded by the coding sequence GTGAAAACGTCGAGCTCGCCCTGCCGCTTCTCGCGCAGCCGCAAGGCCCGCGCCGAGCAACGCCATGGCAGTGTCGATCAGGCGGCCAGCACCCTGCTGGCCCACCTGGGCCTGGACGACCCCGCCCTGCTTGCCCGCCGCGCCGACAGCCTGTCGATCGGCCAGCAGCAGCGGGTTGCCGCTGCCCGCGCGCTGATCGGCCAGCCAGAGCTGGTAATTGCCGACGAACCGACCTCGGCACTGGATGCCGATACTCGCGAAGCGTTCATCCGCCTGCTGTTCGATGAATGCCGCGCAGCTGGCGCCAGCCTGCTGTTCGTCAGCCACGACCAGAGCCTGGCGCCACTGTTCGACCGTCACCTTTCCCTGGCTGACCTCAACCGCGCCGCCAAGCCCCGGGAGGCCTGA
- a CDS encoding putative transporter: MTRWITLLLAVTSAMAVATVYFAQPLLESIAADLGVAQQQIGWVVGATQAGYALGLLLIVPLGDLIDRKRLLLGQLLFSALALVGVGMAPNWAMLLLALAITGLMAVMVQVMVAHAASLASPGEQGQAVGTVTSGIVLGILLARLVAGGLADMAGWRSVYLVAAGLLMLLALVLWRSLPGGQPLVHRAGYRALIVSQFRLYREDRLLRQRGVFGVLIFAAFSVLWSAMVMPLSAAPLALSHTEIGLFGLAGIAGTLAATRAGRLADQGLGERTTGLALALLTLSWLPTAFVGQSLMAFVLGVLMLDFAVQAVHVTNQSLLLAGRGAMASRLVGAYMCCYSLGSGLGAVLAGWVFAHWGWAAVCGLGMLISAVALGYWLWLQRARAAEAALQCSGQNL; this comes from the coding sequence ATGACACGCTGGATAACCCTGCTGCTTGCCGTCACCAGCGCCATGGCGGTGGCAACGGTGTACTTCGCCCAACCATTGCTCGAATCCATCGCAGCCGACCTGGGGGTGGCGCAGCAGCAGATTGGCTGGGTAGTAGGTGCGACCCAGGCCGGCTATGCCCTAGGGTTGCTGCTGATTGTGCCGCTGGGAGACCTGATCGACCGAAAGCGCCTGTTGCTGGGCCAACTGCTGTTCTCGGCCCTGGCGCTGGTCGGCGTCGGCATGGCGCCCAACTGGGCGATGTTACTGCTGGCCTTGGCCATCACCGGGCTGATGGCCGTCATGGTGCAGGTCATGGTGGCGCATGCGGCCAGCCTCGCCTCACCCGGTGAGCAAGGGCAGGCCGTAGGCACCGTTACCAGTGGCATTGTGCTGGGGATTCTGTTGGCACGGCTGGTGGCTGGTGGGCTAGCTGACATGGCCGGTTGGCGCAGTGTGTACCTGGTTGCCGCAGGGCTGCTGATGCTACTGGCCCTGGTGCTGTGGCGCAGCCTACCCGGCGGGCAGCCGCTCGTACACCGGGCTGGCTACCGGGCGCTGATCGTGTCCCAGTTCCGTTTGTATCGGGAAGACAGGCTGCTGCGCCAGCGCGGCGTGTTTGGCGTATTGATCTTCGCCGCGTTCAGCGTGCTTTGGAGCGCCATGGTCATGCCCCTCAGCGCTGCCCCATTAGCGTTGAGCCATACCGAAATTGGCCTGTTCGGCCTGGCAGGTATTGCAGGTACCTTGGCTGCAACGCGCGCGGGCAGATTGGCCGACCAGGGGCTGGGAGAGCGCACCACCGGGCTGGCGCTGGCATTGCTGACGCTGTCGTGGTTGCCCACGGCTTTTGTCGGGCAGTCGTTGATGGCCTTTGTGCTAGGTGTGCTGATGCTGGACTTTGCCGTGCAGGCGGTGCATGTCACCAACCAGAGCCTGTTGCTGGCCGGGCGTGGCGCGATGGCCAGCCGGTTGGTCGGCGCCTACATGTGTTGCTATTCGCTTGGCAGCGGGTTGGGGGCGGTGCTGGCGGGGTGGGTGTTTGCCCATTGGGGTTGGGCTGCGGTGTGCGGGCTTGGCATGCTCATCAGCGCGGTCGCACTGGGCTACTGGCTTTGGCTGCAACGTGCGAGGGCGGCCGAAGCCGCCCTGCAGTGTTCAGGTCAGAACTTGTAG
- the cnoX gene encoding Chaperedoxin (*Name cnoX), with translation MTQDTPYIFDATDATFQQLVIENSFHKPVLVDFWAEWCAPCKALMPLLAKIAEGYQGELLLAKINCDVEQQVVAQFGIRSLPTVVLFKDGQPVDGFAGAQPESAIRAMLEPHVQMPAAPAASPLEQAKALFAESRFAEAEALLQALLGEDNSNAEALILYARCLAERGELGEAQVVLDAVKTDEHKAALAGAKAQLTFLRQAASLPEVADLKSRLAQNPQDDEAAYQLSIQQLARQQYEAALDGLLKLFQRNRGYENGLPQKAMLQVFELLGGDHPLVGVYRRKLSSAMF, from the coding sequence ATGACCCAAGACACGCCTTACATTTTCGACGCCACCGATGCCACCTTCCAGCAACTGGTGATCGAGAACTCCTTCCACAAGCCGGTGCTGGTGGACTTCTGGGCCGAGTGGTGCGCGCCGTGCAAGGCACTGATGCCATTGCTGGCCAAGATCGCCGAGGGTTACCAGGGCGAGCTGCTGCTGGCCAAGATCAACTGCGACGTGGAGCAACAGGTGGTTGCCCAGTTTGGCATCCGCAGCCTGCCGACCGTGGTGCTGTTCAAGGACGGCCAGCCGGTGGACGGCTTTGCCGGGGCTCAGCCGGAGTCGGCGATTCGCGCCATGCTCGAGCCACACGTGCAGATGCCTGCTGCGCCTGCCGCTTCACCGCTGGAGCAGGCCAAGGCGCTGTTTGCCGAAAGCCGCTTCGCCGAGGCCGAAGCACTGTTGCAGGCGCTGCTGGGTGAAGACAACAGCAATGCCGAGGCGCTGATCCTGTATGCACGCTGCCTGGCCGAGCGCGGTGAACTGGGCGAGGCCCAGGTGGTACTGGATGCGGTCAAGACTGATGAGCACAAAGCCGCGTTGGCCGGTGCCAAGGCCCAGCTGACCTTCCTGCGCCAGGCAGCAAGCCTGCCGGAAGTCGCCGACCTGAAAAGCCGGTTGGCGCAGAACCCGCAAGACGATGAAGCGGCTTACCAGTTGAGCATCCAGCAACTGGCACGCCAGCAGTATGAGGCGGCGCTGGATGGGCTGCTGAAGCTGTTCCAGCGTAACCGTGGCTACGAGAACGGGCTGCCGCAAAAGGCGATGCTGCAGGTGTTCGAGCTGCTGGGTGGTGACCACCCGCTGGTTGGCGTTTATCGCCGCAAGCTGTCGTCGGCGATGTTCTGA
- the ansA gene encoding L-asparaginase 1 (*Name ansA), with protein MRAVKNLLVLYTGGTIGMLETPEGLAPAGGFEARMREHFAQMTDAPQLQWALQELNPLLDSANMQQHNWLAMRDAIVEAVDVAGHDGVLVLHGTDSMAYSAAALSFLLLGLPVPVLLTGSMLPAGAADSDAWANLCGALRQFEHGLADGVQLYFHGQLLHGCRASKLRSEAFDAFAALPRHRDGEQAVTVPAELGYKQLRQPVNLAIVPVFPGLQAGHLQALIDSGVQGLLLECYGSGTGPSDDQALLNVLSAARQRGVMLAAISQCPEGSVVFDTYAAGNRLRGAGLISGGGMTREAALGKMVALLGAGLDVDAAEQWFALDLCGERA; from the coding sequence ATGCGTGCAGTAAAGAATCTTCTCGTTCTCTATACCGGTGGCACCATCGGCATGCTCGAAACCCCGGAAGGCCTGGCGCCGGCCGGTGGCTTTGAAGCGCGGATGCGTGAACACTTCGCCCAGATGACCGATGCGCCCCAGCTGCAATGGGCCCTGCAGGAACTGAACCCGCTGCTCGACAGCGCCAACATGCAGCAACACAACTGGCTGGCAATGCGCGATGCCATCGTCGAAGCAGTGGATGTGGCAGGCCATGATGGTGTGCTGGTGCTGCATGGCACCGACAGCATGGCCTACAGCGCTGCGGCGCTGTCGTTCCTGCTGCTGGGCCTGCCGGTGCCAGTGCTGCTGACCGGCTCGATGCTGCCGGCAGGCGCCGCAGACAGCGACGCCTGGGCAAACCTGTGCGGTGCACTGCGCCAGTTCGAACACGGCCTGGCGGATGGCGTGCAGCTGTACTTCCACGGCCAGTTGCTGCATGGCTGCCGGGCGTCGAAGCTGCGCAGCGAGGCGTTTGACGCCTTTGCCGCGCTGCCGCGTCATCGTGACGGTGAGCAGGCCGTTACGGTCCCTGCCGAGCTTGGTTACAAGCAACTGCGCCAACCGGTCAACCTGGCAATAGTGCCGGTGTTCCCGGGGCTTCAGGCCGGACATTTGCAAGCGCTGATCGACAGCGGTGTGCAAGGGTTGCTGCTGGAATGCTATGGCAGCGGCACCGGGCCGTCGGACGACCAGGCGTTGCTGAATGTGCTGAGCGCGGCGCGCCAGCGCGGTGTGATGCTGGCGGCTATCAGCCAGTGCCCTGAGGGTTCGGTGGTGTTCGATACCTATGCGGCGGGCAACCGCTTGCGTGGGGCCGGATTGATCAGTGGTGGCGGCATGACCCGTGAGGCAGCGCTGGGCAAGATGGTTGCGCTGCTGGGAGCAGGTTTGGATGTGGATGCAGCAGAGCAGTGGTTTGCTCTGGATCTGTGCGGCGAACGGGCCTGA